The Paludibacter jiangxiensis DNA segment AGAAGGCATCAGCAATGCATATTCCAGAATTGAAAAGAAATTGGATGCCCGGGTAATGAATTGGGGACTTACAAATTCAGAAAAGAAAGCCATTCTTTCGCGTATCAGAGGAACCGTAAATTATTCTGATTTTGTAGGATGTGATTTCGTGATTGAAACAATTCGTTACGACGATAATACCGGCATCAGAAGCATTGACCGCCGTAAAGAAGTGTTCAAAAAGCTGGAAGGAGTTCTCAATCCCGAAGCTATTATCGCTTCCAATGTTTCTACTATTGTTGTAACTGAATTGTCTAACGAACTGGAACATCCGGAACGCTGCGTAGGAGTACACTTCCTTACCAACGTCCCCGACTCGCATGTTCTGGAAATCGTGAGAGGTTTATATACGTCAGAAAACACTTTTGAAAAAGTATGCCGTTTTGCCGAACTGATTAATTACGATTTTATTTCAGTATCCGAATCGGTAGGATTGGTTAGTCTCCGTATGTTTCTGATAATGCTCAACGAAGCATGCTCTATTGTGATGGAAGGTATTTCTACTGTTGCCGATGTTGACAAAGTGCTTACCGTCGGTTTTGGTCACCGTCAGGGTGTTTTCCGTACTGCCGATCAATTGGGAATTGAAAAAATTGTGCCGTTGATGGAAAATCTTTTCAACGAATACGGTAACATTAAATACAAGGCATCTCCGCTTTTACTTCGCTTGTATCGTGCTAAACATTATGGCATTCGTAATGCAAAAGGTTTTTATCAGTATGATGAAAACGGAAAAATCATCCAATAATCATTAAAATCAAAGACATGAAGATTTTAGTACTGAATTGCGGAAGTTCTTCCGTTAAATATAAACTGTTCGACATGGAATCTAAAACCATTCTCGGACAAGGTGGCGTTGAAAAACTGGGAATGCAGGGATCTTTCCTGAAACATACCCGTCCTGATGGGCAAAAAGTTACACTTGAAGGTGAAATACTTACTCACTCTATCGCTGTAGAATATATTCTGGGCGTTTTATTGAGTGAAAAACATGGAGCCATCAAGTCTCTTGATGAAATTGATGCCGTTGGACACCGTTTGGTGCATGGTGGGGAAACGTTTAATAAAAGCGTACTCATCAACGACGAAGTAATTTCAAAAATTGAAGAATGCATAGAGATTGCCCCACTCCACAACCCACCCAACCTGGCCGGTATTAACGCTATTCGCGAATTATTGCCCAATGTTCCTCAGGTAGGCGTTTTTGACACGGCATTTCACCAGACTATGCCTTCGTATGCATACATGTACGGTATTCCCTACTCGCTCTACAAAAAATACGGAATCCGTCGTTACGGCTTTCATGGAACAAGCCACCGCTATGTTTCGAAGCGTGCCTGCGAACTACTTGGTCTCGACGTAAACAATTCGAAACTGATTACTTGCCATATTGGTAATGGCGGTTCAATTACTGCCATCAAAAATGGAGAATCAGTAGATACGTCAATGGGCTTTACTCCGGTAGAAGGCCTGCTTATGGGAACCCGTTGCGGAGATATTGATCTAGGAGTGGTTACTTTCCTTATGGACAAAGAAATGCTGGGCACTGATTCGGCATCTACCCTATTCAACAAACACAGCGGCTTACTGGGCATCTCCGGGGTGTCTTCTGATATGCGCGATGTAAATCAAGCCGTTAAGGATGGTAATGAACATGCCAAACTGGCACTGGACATGTACCACTATCGCATCAAAAAATATATCGGAGCTTACATGGCTGCTTTAGGTGGTGCCGATGCCATCGTATTTACGGGAGGTGTAGGTGAAAATGGAGACAACTCCAGACTTCAGGCATGTGCCGGCCTCGAATTTTTGGGCATCAAAATTGACCCAGCAGTGAATGCTACCGTTCATGGAGAAGAACACATTATCAGCACGCCTGATTCAGCAGTAAAAGTAATTGTGGTTCCAACAGATGAAGAATTTATGATTGCTTCTGATACGATGGAAATAGCAGGAAAATAAGGCCTCAAGCCATTTCTGATAAATAAAAACGGTACAATTTGAAATTTTTCACTTTGTGCCGTTTTTTATTGATACCACACCAGACTCTTCATTTTTATTGTATTTTTGTGCATATACAAACAAATCACTCCTAATCAATGGAAACACAACCCTCACCTACCCGCTACGAAAATAAAGTTCCCTATGTACAGTGCGGAAAAAGCGGCCTCGTTCTACCCCGGATATCATTAGGTTTATGGCATAACTTCGGTGATGTTGACGATTTTAGCGAAGCAACCAAAATGATCCAGTTTGCATTCGATAATGGTATAACTCACTTTGATCTGGCCAATAATTACGGACCTCCGGAAGGAAGCGCTGAAGAAAATTTCGGAAAGATTCTTCATCATTACTTACCCGGATACCGCGACGAAATGATAATATCCACAAAAGCAGGACACAGGATGTGGCCTGGCCCGTACGGCGACGGAGGATCTCGTAAATATCTTATCGCCAGCTTAAACCAAAGCCTGAAAAGGATGAAGCTGGATTACGTGGATATTTTTTATTCTCACCGGTATGATCCGAATACTCCTCTGGAAGAGACCATGAATGCATTATCTGACATTGTGCAACAGGGGAAAGCATTGTATGTCGGAATATCGAAATACCCGGTAGATAAAACAATTGAGGCCTACTCTATACTGAAAGCAAATGGAACTCCATGTCTGATCCATCAGGACAGATACAGCATGTTATCACGAGACATAGAAGAGGGAATTCTACAAGCTGCGGATGATCATGGCGTGGGATTTATCGGGTTTTCTCCTTTATATCAGGGGGTATTGTCTGACAAATATCTTCACGGTATCCCTGATAATTCACGAGCCGCAAAATCAACAGGCTTTTTACAACGCAGTCAGATATCGCCCGAAATTTTGGACAAAGTTACCGCTCTTAATGCCATTGCAATCCAGAGAGGCCAGACGTTGGCACAAATGTCATTAATTTGGTGCTTACGACACCCGACTGTTACCTCTGTTATTGTCGGCACTAGCTCCTTAAAGCAATTGCAGGATAACATTGACGCGTTGCACTACCCGCGCCTGTCTGAAGAAGAAATCGCTCAGATAGACACAATACTTCAACAAAAATAGAACCCTCGTTCTCTTGATTTGAAGAATCAAACATAAAGCAATCGGAGCTTAATGGCTAACTTGAAAGCCATTAAACTTGACCAGAACGTAAATTCACATAAAAGTAGCATTAAAGCTTCAACATAAGAAAAAATGCTATCTTTACAGCGTGCATTTACGTTCTTGTTGTATTCAGGATACTCTTATTTCGCATCAGTCCTGATACAATTACTCTAAATTCTTCTAAATTTTACAACTATGGCAATCAAGAAGTTTATCCTCGACACCAATGTCATTCTACATGACTATAAATGCATCTACAATTTTCAGGAAAATGATATTTATATTCCCATAACTGTACTCGAAGAGCTTGATAAGTTTAAAAAAGGGAATGATGATATTAATTTCAATGCCAGAGAGTTCTCCCGGGATCTCGATTTACTGGCTGACAATTCCATTTTCACCAAAGGTGTAAGTCTGGGAGACAGCTTGGGTAAATTGTATATCGTAACTTCATACGACTATCCGGAAGCCTTGCAACAAACTTTCTCTGAAAAAACGCCCGATCATCGCATTCTGGCAGTAGCCTATCAACTACAGAAAAAGTATAAAAACACCATCTTCATTTCGAAAGACATCAACCTTCGATTAAAAGCTAAATCTCTGGGAATTGTTGCAGAAGATTATATTTCGGACAAGGTTACAAGTGCTGATATTTTCGATAAAAAACATGCCACATTCTCTCACGTAGAAGCCCATCTCGTGGATGATCTCTATAAATCAAAAGAGGGTATTCCTGTGGAAAAATTCAGTTTTTGTTCCGACATTGAACCGAACGAGTGTTTCATCATCAAAAGCAGTAAATCAGGCGTTCTGGCTCGTTATAATTCTTTCAATCAGAAGGTTGAACGGGTTGAAAAGAACAAGGTATTTGGTATTGAACCCCGCAATGCTGAACAAGCCTTTGCGTTTAACGTAATGCTGGACAATAATATTAAACTGGTTGCGCTTACGGGAAAATCAGGAACCGGAAAAACACTGCTTGCCCTTGCTGCGGCTTTGGAACAACAGGAAAATTTTCAGCAAGTATTACTTGCTCGCCCTATTGTTGCTCTTGGAAATAAAGATTTGGGCTACCTTCCCGGCGATGATAAGCGCAAAGTATCTCCCTATATGCAACCTTTATTTGACAACCTGAATGTCATTAAGCATCAGTTTAATTATCAGGGAAAAGAAGTCTATAAAATTGAGGAAATGCAGCGCGAACAGAAGCTGGTTATAGAAGCGCTGGCGTATATTCGCGGGCGGAGTCTGAGCAATACATTTTTTATTGTTGACGAGGCCCAGAATCTTACGCCACACGAAATCAAGACTATCATTACAAGAGCCGGAGAAGAAACCAAAATTATTTTTACCGGGGATATTCAACAAATAGACCAACCTTATCTCGACATGCACTCTAATGGACTGGTTTACATGATTGACCGTATGCGTGGCCAAGAGCTCTTCGCTCATATAAACCTTACTAAAGGAGAACGAAGCGCTCTCTCAGAATTAGCCAGCAACCTATTATAATATCACCAAAAACTTGGAATTGATTATTTCAATAACTATATTTGCCGGTCAATTTATTTAAAATAAATACAATTTTACAAACATAACTCTCTAAATTCTGGTGTAGTCGCCTAACAATCAATTTTATTTGCGCATGGAAACACTCGATTTATCTATCATTGACTGGTCTCGTGCCCAGTTTGCAATGACCGCTATGGATCATTGGATTTTCGTACCGTTGACATTGAGCCTTGGTTTTATTATGGCTGTAATGGAAACCGTATATTACAAAACAGGTAAAGCCGAATGGCAAACAATGACAAAGTTCTGGATGCGTCTTTTTGGCATCAACTTTGCCGTGGGGGTAGCCGGAGGTTTAATCTTAGAGTTTCAATTTGGCACTAACTGGTCCAATTATAGTTGGCTTGTTGGCGATATTTTTGGAGCCCCGCTTGCTATTGAAGGTATAATGGCCTTTTTCCTGGAATCAACTTTCTTTGTTATCATGTTTTTTGGCTGGAACAAAGTCAGCAAAGGCTTTCACCTCGCAGCAACCTGGCTCACATGGTTTGGTGCCACATTATCTTCATTATGGATTTTAGTCGCAAATGCCTGGATGCAATATCCTACAGGTACTTCCTTCAATATAGATACAGTTCGCAGCGAAATGACCGATTTTTGGGCTGTACTCTTCTCTCCGATGGCAATGAATAAATTTTTTCATACCGTTACATCGTCCTGGATTGTGGGAGCTACATTTGTAATCGGTGTCAGTTGCTGGTATCTGATGAAAAAACGCAATATTGAGTTTGCACATAAAAGCATACGAATAGCTGCTGCTTTTGGTTTATTGGGTATAATACTGGCTATGTACAGTGGTGACGGTTCGGCTTATCAGGTAGCGCAAAAACAACCTATGAAACTCGCCGCAATGGAAGGTCTTTATCAGGGACATAACGGAGAAGGATTAGTTGCCATGGGTATCCTGAATCCGGCAAAAAAAGAATATAACGATGCTACAAATCCGTTTCTTGTTAAAATAACCGCTCCGAAATTGCTCTCTTTTTTAGCTTTCAGAAATTTTGACGCCCACGTTCCCGGCATTAAAGACTTATTGGATGGCGGCTATCTGGAAACAAAACCTGACGGTCAGGCTGTCAAACCTGTCACAACAGACGAAAAAATTGTGTTCGGCAAAATGGCTCAAAATGCTCTAAAAGGCTATAAATTAGCTCAAAAAGAACACAATGATTCTCTGGCCGCTGTGAATAAGGCTGTTTTTGCAGCTACATCCCCCTACTATGGTTACGGTTATATTAAAGATAAAAAACAGTTGATTCCGAATGTACCGCTTACTTTCTATTCATTCCGTTTCATGGTAATTTTCGGAGGCTTTTTCCTCTTATACTTCATCTTCATTCTATACATCCGTCGCAGAATTGAAAACATGAAATGGCTTCAGAAGTTTGCATTATGGGCTATTCCCCTGGCTTACCTTACTTCTTTCTCTGGTTGGATTGTTGCTGAAGTCGGACGCCAGCCCTGGGCAATTCAGGATCTTTTACCAACATTTGCAGCTGTATCCAGCATACCCGTGAGCTCTATCCAGACAACATTCGCATTTTTTGCCATACTGTTTATCGTCCTTTTCATTGCCATTGTAAGCATTATGGTGCACGAGATTCGCAAAGGGCCTGAACACATACAATAAGGTCCATTGTAACTGATAAACACTATCGATTAAACAATTTTAATTCAATAATTATGGATTACGCTTTTTATCAAGAATATTGGTGGTTTTTAGTATCGTTGCTCGGTGCCATACTGGTCTTCCTGTTTTTTGTTCAGGGAGGACAATCCTTGCTGTATACCATTGGGAAAACCGACGAAGAAAGAACGCTTATGGTAAATTCTATTGGAAGAAAATGGGAATTTACATTCACTACGCTGGTTACTTTTGGGGGCGGATTTTTTGCCTCTTTTCCGCTTTTTTATTCCACCAGCTTTGGAGGTGCCTATTGGCCCTGGATGCTTATTTTGATTTGCTTTGTGCTACAAGCTTTCAGCTATGAATTCAGAAAAAAAGAAGGCAATATTCTGGGTCATAAAACATATGAAGCTTTTTTGCTTCTCAATGGATTTGTCGGATTATTGCTATTTGGAACCGCAGTGGGAACTTTCTTTACTGGCAGCGAATTTATTGTGAACAAAGAAAATATCTATCAACCGTTGATGCCGGTAATTTCGACATGGCAAAACCCGTTACATGGCCTTGAAGCTGTAGCTAACCCTCGTAATGTACTACTCGGACTTGCTGTTTTCTTCCTTGCCAGAGTGTTGGGCAGCCTTTATTTTATCAACAACATACGCCACGTGGCTATTAATGCACGCTCCCGGAAACAGGTATTAATCAATTCCATTCTGTTTTTGGTCACATTCCTTGCCTTTTTCATATGGACACTATGTGCCAAAGGCTTTGCAGTACATCCTGAAACCGGAGAAGTTTACATGCAAAACGCTAAGTATTTCCACAACTTAATAGAAATGCCACTGATTGGGATTATGTTGCTTGTCGGCGTTGTAGCCCTTCTATATGGCATTGGTATCGGAGTGTTCTGCTCTCGCAGCACTAAAGGAATCTGGTTTGCTGGTTTAGGTACAGTATTAGCTGTATTATCGTTGCTGTTAATTCTTGGCTATAACAATACGGCCTTCTACCCATCGGTTTCAGATTTACAAAGTTCACTCACGATTCGAAACAGTTCTTCAAGTCTCTTTACATTAAAGGTAATGAGCGTTGTTTCTCTTTTTATTCCGGTAGTTTTGGCCTACATTTTTTATGCATGGCGAATGATGGATAAAAAGCAAATTGATACCAACGACCTCAAAGACAATCATAACCCTCAGTACTAAACACTGACGCAAATTTCAGAAAGCGTAAGTATGGTAAAACTACCCTGCTTACGCTTTTTTTATTTCATCCTTCTAGCATAAAAACCTAACTTTGCTATAGATTATAACCCTACACATTTAAAAATATGACAGAAAAATCTACGTTATCTTCATACAATAGCATTTCGAATAATCCGTTCTTACATCCATTCGATACCCCACACGCAGCTATTCCATTCAATGAAATCAAGCTCGAGCACTATTTGCCGTCATTTCAGGAAGCCATTCGCATACATGAATCCGAAATTGATGCTATTGTTGGAAACAAAGATGTCCCCACGTTTCAAAATACAATTGAAGCCCTCGAAAATTCAGGACGTTTACTTTCTCTTGTAACAAATACATTCTTCAACCTTAACAGTGCTGAAACGACTGATGAGATGCAACAACTTGCAGAAGAGATTTCTCCGATGCTGACCGATCATTCCAATAATATCTCATTAAATGCACAGCTTTTTGAAAGAGTGAAACAGGTATTTATTCAAAAAGATTATTTGGAATTAGTCGCAGAACAACAAACCTTATTACAAAAGACATACGACAGCTTTGCCGATAACGGAGCAAATTTGAATGATACGGATAAAATTACGTATCGAAACCTCACGGAAAAACTTGACACCGCGTCTTTGACCTTCGATAGAAATATTCTGAAAGAAGTCAACGACTATTCCCTGATTATTTCAGATAAACAGCGGTTAACCGGACTATCTGACGACTATCTTGAAGCTGCTGCTGCAAAAGCCTCGGCAAAAGGACAAAATGGATGGCTACTTGACTTGACAGCTCCGAGTTATGTGCCAGCCATGAAATTTTTAGATAACCGGGAGCTGAGACAGCAACTTTACATGGCATTCTGCACAAAAGGAATTCATAATGACGCCAATGACAATCAGGAAATAATTCGCTCTATTGTGAATAACAGACTGCAACTTGCTCAATTATTAGGTCATAAGACATATGCAGAATATGTACTGAAAGATAGAATGGCCGAAACGAGCGACAATGTATACAAGCTTCTTAATGAGCTGTTAACCGCCTATAAACCTGTAGCCGATAAAGAAATAGAAGCTGTGCAGAAATATGCTGCAAGTCTAGGATTTACAGAACAATTAAAGCCTTGGGATTGGGCTTACTATGCAGAAAAGCTCAAGGATCAAACATTCACTTTCAATGAAGATTCATTGCGTCCGTATTTTGAACTCAACAATGTAATTACGGGAGTCTTTGGCTTAGCAACTAAATTATACGGAATTACCTTCAAAGAAAACACGAATATTCCCGTATATCATCCGGAAGTGAAAACGTTTGAGGTATTTGATCAGGATGGACAATACCTTGCCCTACTCTACACAGACTTCTTTCCCCGACAAGGAAAGCGACCAGGTGCATGGATGACAGAATTCAAAGGCCAATGGAAAGACGGAGAGGACAATCATCGTCCTCATATTAGTCTGGTGATGAATTTTACCCGTCCTACAAAAACAAAACCAGCCCTTCTTTCCTTCGATGAAGTGAAAACATTCCTTCATGAATTTGGACATGCCCTACATGGCATTTTTTCCAACACAATATATCTATCACTCTCGGGGACGTCTGTATATCGCGATTTTGTAGAATGCCCCTCGCAGTTCATGGAAAACTATGCTGTTGAAAAAGAATTCCTTGATGATTTTGCATTCCAGTATCAAACGAAGGAATTAATCCCTTTTGAAATGATTCAAAAAATCAAAAATGCTGAAAATTATAACATAGGATACCAATGCATACGTCAATTGAATTTTGGATTCATCGATATGGCATGGCATATGCTAGAAAAAGACTTCTCAACTAATGTGATTGAATTTGAAAAACAAGCTGAAAAGCAGACTCAATTATTACCTTCTCTTGAAAACACGTGTATTAGCTCGGCATTCGGACATATCTTTTCAGGTGGGTATGCCGCCGGATACTACAGCTATAAATGGGCTGAAGTACTGGCTGCTGACTCTTTTGCAGCCTTTCAAAATGCCGGCATCTTTAATCAGGACGTAGCTAATTCTTTCCGCAATAACATTCTTTCCAATGGAGGATCCGAAAAGCCGATGACCTTATACAAACGATTCAGAGGGCAGGACCCTTCCATTAATGCTTTGTTAATTGCCAATGGGATTACGCTTCATACCACAAAATAAAAATTTGAATAGAATAAAACAAATCCATTCTTAACACTTCAAAAGGTATTTAATCAATAAACGTTCAATATTTCGCGCTAATATTTAAAGTCAAAATGTTTAATATAAGTAAAAATAGAATCATTTTGATTCATTTTTCATTCTTAATTATCGCATAATCATTTGTAATAATGAGCATTTGTGGAATTTTAGCGCCTATATCTTATTGATTGTTTGTATTTTCACAAATTGTTATTCAATCCTTTTTTGATTTGATTTTTTTTAACTATATACGGAAAGTGTGATATAAAATTAGCGCTATCTTTGCCTTAAGTATTTTTGACGGTTTGTTCAAAAAACCACGATTTTTCTACATTTCACCCTTGTTCGTATGAAAGAAAAATTATTTTCTTCTAAAAAATTGACAACAAATTCCCGCATTAAGAATTCTAATTTTAAGGAAATATTCTTAGGCTTTCTATAGAGTATAAAGTGAAAAAATCAAGCTGTTGTTTAATTAAAATTTTTTGAAAAATGAAAAAAATTATCACATGTGGATTGCTACTCTTTGCTTTCATTGCAGTAGCAAATGCTCAAGCTGACAAAAAAGCCGATGCAAAAGATGCAAAAGCTACTTTTCAGCCAGGTTGGTATATGAGTCTCTATACCGGTTACAATTTATTTTTAGGTGAAGGAAGTAACATTTTTAAAAGCGGAAACTCTATCAATTTCAGAAATGATGGTGGTGTGCTTTCTACTTTCGGATTAGGTTACGATTTTAATCCGGTTATTGGCTTACGTGGCGAATTAGGCTGGGCGCGTCATGGCTGGCAAGGCTACAATGCGTACACAAAAGTAAACAATCCTGATTGGTGGAGCGTTAACTTTACCGGTGATCTGACAGTAAACTTGAGCAACTGGTGGGGTGGTTACAATCCTGACAGAATTTTTGATGTCACTGCATTTGGTGGCATTGGCTTAGGTGTTCGTTCTGCGAATCAAGTTGCAGCAAAAAAGCAATTAACTCCTATTGTACGCGCAGGTTTACTTGGAAGCTTCCATCTTTCAAAACAATTTGACCTGAACGCAGAAGTAGCAACCAACGCTGTTCGCGATGGATTCAACGGCGTAAAAGCTGGTCTTTTCTTTGATGATTTCACAGCTTTCCAGGTTGGTTTTACATACCACTTCAAAGCTACATCTAAAGCAGCTCCCACACCTGCTCCAGAACCAGTAATCCAAATCAAAGAAGTTGTAAAACACGATACTGTATTTGTTAAGGTTCCCGCTCCTAAAGTAACAAAAACTGTTACAAAGGAATTTTCTAAAGAAATTTTCTTTGGCTTTGACAATTCAAGCTTAAATGACCTTAACAAGAAAGCGACAATTGAAGAAACTGTTGCATTCCTGAAAGCTAATCCTGATGCAAAATTAACCGTTGATGGCTATGCTGACAAAAATTCAGGCAGCAAAGCATACAACCTGAAATTAAGCAAAAAACGTGCTCAGGCTGTTGCAAAAGCAATTACAAAAGCTGGAGTAGACAAAAGCCGCTTAACAGTTGTTGGACACGGTGTCATTCCACAACTTTATAAAGAAAAAGCTAAAAACCGTCTTACTACATTGAAATCTTCTTACCAAGTAGTAGAAGTTCAATAATAATATAAACTCGAAAAGCTCTAAGAGGATGTTCAATCGAACATCCTCTTTTTTTTTATAAACCACTCCTACCACTGTACAAGGGTCATTCCGGACAAGCAATTCTGCTATCAATACATTTGCAAAACCACACCCAACCAGCATTCAACTAAACGTTGCATTTAAATACTCGTTGATGTAAATCAAAAAAAGCAGAGCTTTTGGCTCTGCTTTGCTTTATATAAGACATTATATTTTATTCAATATCTGGCAATGTAATATTGATATTGAGTTCTTTAAGCTGAGATTCTTCTATTTGAGAAGGCGCTCCACTCATTACATCCCTACCCGAGTTATTCTTTGGAAATGCAATACAGTCACGAATGCTGTCCAATCCTGCAAAAAGAGATACACAACGATCCAATCCAAAAGCCAGTCCTCCATGAGGTGGTGCTCCATATTTGAATGCATCCATAAGGAATCCGAACTTGTATTGTGCCTCTTCTTCTGAAAAGCCCATTAAACGGAAAATTTTATGTTGAAGCTCACTACTGTGAATACGAATAGAACCTCCGCCAAGTTCAACGCCATTTATAACCATATCATAAGCGTAAGCTCTGACTCTACCTGGATCTGATTCCAGGTATGGAGTATCTTCTAAATTCGGAGATGTAAAAGCATGATGCATAGCGTAAAAACGCTGTGTATCTTCATCCCATTCAAACAAAGGAAAGTCAATTACCCACAAAGGCGCAAATTTATTTTTATCGCGCAAGCCCAAACGACTCCCCATCTCTAAACGCAATTCACACAACGCTTTTTGTGTTTTTACTTTGGATCCGGCCAAAATCAGAATCAAGTCACCCGGCTTAGCATTCATTGCTTCTGCTATCTTCTTAAGATCATCAGCAGTGTAAAATTTATCTATAGATGATTTGATTGTGCCGTCTGCTTCGTACTTAATATAAACCAACCCCTTTGCTCCAATTTGAGGACGTTTTACAAAGTCGGTCAATTCATCAAGTTGTTTTCTGGTATAAGTTGCACAACCTTCAGCACATATACCTCCTACGTATTCAGCGCTGTCGAATACGACAAAATCGTGCCCCCCGACAAACTCTTTCAATTCAACAAAAGTCATTCCAAAACGAATATCCGGCTTGTCCGAACCATATAACCTCATAGCATCAGCGTATGTAATGCGAGGCAAAGAATCAATCGTAATGTCTTTTACATACTTGAAAAGATGAATCATCATCCCTTCAAACAAATTGAGCACATCTTCTTGCTCTACATATGACATCTCACAATCTATCTGAGTAAATTCAGGCTGACGATCAGCACGCAAATCTTCATCTCTGAAACATTTTGCTATCTGAAAATAACGGTCAAAGCCTGAAACCATCAATAATTGCTTATACAATTGAGGAGACTGAGGCAAGGCATAAAATTCACCAGAATTCATTCGGGATGGCACCACAAAGTCACGAGCTCCTTCTGGTGTCGATTTAATTAAAATGGGAGTTTCTACTTCCAGAAAGTTTTGTTGATCGAGATAACGACGCACTTCAAAAGCTATACGATGTCTTAACTCCATATTTTTACGAACGGAAGAACGGCGTAAATCAAGATAACGATACTCCATTCTCAGGTCATCACCTCCATCCGTATCATCCTCTATAGTAAATGGCGGTGTTTTAGATTCGTTTATGATATTTAATTCACTTACAATTAACTCAATATCACCCGTAGATAAATTCGGATTTTTATTACTTCGCTCTGCAACTTCACCTTTGACCTGAATAACCCATTCACGTCCCATGCGATTTGCTTTTTCGCACAATTCAGCATTAACATCCTGATTAAAAACTAATTGGGTAACTCCATAACGATCGCGCAAGTCCACAAAGGTCATACCTCCCATTTTACGCGTTTTTTGTACCCAACCGGCCA contains these protein-coding regions:
- a CDS encoding OmpA family protein, producing the protein MKKIITCGLLLFAFIAVANAQADKKADAKDAKATFQPGWYMSLYTGYNLFLGEGSNIFKSGNSINFRNDGGVLSTFGLGYDFNPVIGLRGELGWARHGWQGYNAYTKVNNPDWWSVNFTGDLTVNLSNWWGGYNPDRIFDVTAFGGIGLGVRSANQVAAKKQLTPIVRAGLLGSFHLSKQFDLNAEVATNAVRDGFNGVKAGLFFDDFTAFQVGFTYHFKATSKAAPTPAPEPVIQIKEVVKHDTVFVKVPAPKVTKTVTKEFSKEIFFGFDNSSLNDLNKKATIEETVAFLKANPDAKLTVDGYADKNSGSKAYNLKLSKKRAQAVAKAITKAGVDKSRLTVVGHGVIPQLYKEKAKNRLTTLKSSYQVVEVQ
- a CDS encoding M3 family metallopeptidase, which gives rise to MTEKSTLSSYNSISNNPFLHPFDTPHAAIPFNEIKLEHYLPSFQEAIRIHESEIDAIVGNKDVPTFQNTIEALENSGRLLSLVTNTFFNLNSAETTDEMQQLAEEISPMLTDHSNNISLNAQLFERVKQVFIQKDYLELVAEQQTLLQKTYDSFADNGANLNDTDKITYRNLTEKLDTASLTFDRNILKEVNDYSLIISDKQRLTGLSDDYLEAAAAKASAKGQNGWLLDLTAPSYVPAMKFLDNRELRQQLYMAFCTKGIHNDANDNQEIIRSIVNNRLQLAQLLGHKTYAEYVLKDRMAETSDNVYKLLNELLTAYKPVADKEIEAVQKYAASLGFTEQLKPWDWAYYAEKLKDQTFTFNEDSLRPYFELNNVITGVFGLATKLYGITFKENTNIPVYHPEVKTFEVFDQDGQYLALLYTDFFPRQGKRPGAWMTEFKGQWKDGEDNHRPHISLVMNFTRPTKTKPALLSFDEVKTFLHEFGHALHGIFSNTIYLSLSGTSVYRDFVECPSQFMENYAVEKEFLDDFAFQYQTKELIPFEMIQKIKNAENYNIGYQCIRQLNFGFIDMAWHMLEKDFSTNVIEFEKQAEKQTQLLPSLENTCISSAFGHIFSGGYAAGYYSYKWAEVLAADSFAAFQNAGIFNQDVANSFRNNILSNGGSEKPMTLYKRFRGQDPSINALLIANGITLHTTK
- the aspS gene encoding aspartate--tRNA ligase, whose translation is MFRTHTCGELRHTHVNETVTLAGWVQKTRKMGGMTFVDLRDRYGVTQLVFNQDVNAELCEKANRMGREWVIQVKGEVAERSNKNPNLSTGDIELIVSELNIINESKTPPFTIEDDTDGGDDLRMEYRYLDLRRSSVRKNMELRHRIAFEVRRYLDQQNFLEVETPILIKSTPEGARDFVVPSRMNSGEFYALPQSPQLYKQLLMVSGFDRYFQIAKCFRDEDLRADRQPEFTQIDCEMSYVEQEDVLNLFEGMMIHLFKYVKDITIDSLPRITYADAMRLYGSDKPDIRFGMTFVELKEFVGGHDFVVFDSAEYVGGICAEGCATYTRKQLDELTDFVKRPQIGAKGLVYIKYEADGTIKSSIDKFYTADDLKKIAEAMNAKPGDLILILAGSKVKTQKALCELRLEMGSRLGLRDKNKFAPLWVIDFPLFEWDEDTQRFYAMHHAFTSPNLEDTPYLESDPGRVRAYAYDMVINGVELGGGSIRIHSSELQHKIFRLMGFSEEEAQYKFGFLMDAFKYGAPPHGGLAFGLDRCVSLFAGLDSIRDCIAFPKNNSGRDVMSGAPSQIEESQLKELNINITLPDIE